The Gigantopelta aegis isolate Gae_Host unplaced genomic scaffold, Gae_host_genome ctg6053_pilon_pilon, whole genome shotgun sequence genome includes a window with the following:
- the LOC121366520 gene encoding LOW QUALITY PROTEIN: ficolin-2-like (The sequence of the model RefSeq protein was modified relative to this genomic sequence to represent the inferred CDS: inserted 1 base in 1 codon; deleted 1 base in 1 codon), with translation VYCDMETDGGGWTVFQRRMDGISKFLYYWKDYDLGFENLMXEFWLGLKNKIHRLTTSGLSSSLRVDLEDFDGNKRFAKYSVFRVANALSQYELSVGGYSGNAGDSLSYHNGMKFSTRDRDNDVWSGLCAQSGAWWYMDCHASNLNGEYLFGNHTSYANGVNWYHWKGHHYSLKFSEMKIPA, from the exons GTCTATTGTGACATGGAAACTGATGGTGGTGGCTGGACTGTATTCCAAAGGAGAATGGATGGGATCTCAAAATTTCTATATTACTGGAAGGACTATGATTTAGGATTTGAGAACTTGA AGGAATTTTGGCTcggtttaaaaaacaaaattcatcgACTTACCACATCTGGTTTG AGTAGCAGTCTACGAGTTGACCTTGAAGACTTTGACGGTAATAAGAGGTTTGCTAAGTATTCTGTATTCCGTGTAGCAAATGCTCTAAGTCAATACGAACTAAGTGTTGGAGGATACAGCGGAAATGCTGGAGATAGTTTGTCATATCATAATGGAATGAAGTTTTCCACACGAGACAGAGATAACGATGTTTGGTCTGGACTATGTGCTCAGTCAGGAGCTTGGTGGTATATGGATTGCCATGCTTCTAATCTTAATGGTGAATATTTGTTTGGGAATCACACTTCATATGCCAATGGAGTTAACTGGTATCACTGGAAGGGCCACCACTACTCCTTGAAATTTTCTGAGATGAAAATTCCGGCGTAA